Proteins encoded in a region of the Panthera uncia isolate 11264 chromosome B2 unlocalized genomic scaffold, Puncia_PCG_1.0 HiC_scaffold_24, whole genome shotgun sequence genome:
- the TDRD6 gene encoding tudor domain-containing protein 6 isoform X3 codes for MSSTPGLPTPGTSLVLRVSFVDVRPEVIPVQLWGLVGERREEYLRLNREIQEAAATRLPWAPGSATASPGELCLVQVGLVWHRCRVVSQQAQESRVFLLDEGRTVTADAGSLAPGRSEFFHLPSEVLGCVLAGLVPAGGGGAGGGEPQHWPPGAVDFLSSLQGGQVHGRVLDVLLLHRLVLLEVPGLSQQMQELSLARQVPDSLFRSLLKRYVTAAAAGLGSGARVLPRVPPKQEHPGLDYFYPQLQLGVTEPVVVTQVCHPHRIHCQLRSLSQEIHRLSESMAQIYWGSTGTGDENSTSATREEREESPDKPGSPCASCGLDGHWYRALLLETFRPQCCAQVLHVDYGRKELVSCSSLRYLLPEYFRMPVVTYPCALYGLWDGGRGWSRSQVGDLKTLILGQAVNAKIEFYCSFEHVYYVTLYGEDGTNLNCVFGLQSCCLADQFLQSQGREEEEEEGEEEEEEEKGQATALQSQSPAEEADEEIPLPALRSTRLKINAFYDAQVEFVKNPSEFWIRLRKHNGTFSKLMRRMCRFYSSASKLEGVVLKPKPDDLCCVKWKENGYYRAMVTRLDDKSVAVFLVDRGSLENVDWYDVRMLLPQFRRLPVLALRCTLADIWPLGKSWSQEAVSFFKKTVLHKELVIHVLDKQDKQYVIEILDESRTGEENISKVMAQAGYAKYQEFETQENIPVSAHSPGRVSNHFTAKNNKISPAKRGDVEQKAQRDNTTSSVAEILTDPPVAADTPAGLVVQEKEKRVSVYSPLVQNFLEITPDSSCKGEVRVGSTVGVKVSSVENPGYFWCQLTRNIQDFKTLMCDIQDYCENTAAPYQGTTPACLAKRTVNGKWSRAVIRGAQSSQRVRVMFVDYGDEDVVAVKNICSISEEFLKVKAQAFRCSLYNLIQPTGQNPFAWNEKAIQAFREFVDNAWEDNLELKCTVFALASAHDEEPFNIVDLLTPFQSACHFLVEKRLARPVKLQKPLESSVQLHSYYYSTHEMKIGSEELVYITHVDDPWTFYCQLGRNANILEQLSCNITQLSKVLPNLKTSPLTPGTLCLARYTDGNWYRGMTIGKEPKKVFFVDFGNIHVVTSDDLLPLPKDAYDVLLLPMQAVKCSLSDIPAHIPDEITTWFQETVLDKSLKALVVAKDPDGRLIIELYDDSIQINANINEKLGLLGYKGGTRKKEESKDLLTATETLEVKKENLKLSPTEYSSRSVENSALCSMEILGEPHKSKTSPACREPKLLRSLTKTNFVTQYQDSVGNKDNQMCPFTAEKKEESFAESPLKATRLEATLSERNIGDSCNKDLPLKFSELPQKIIMPGFKTVVYVSHINDLSDFYVQLTDDEAEITSLSERLNDVRTRPEFYSGPPLQRGDVTCAIFPEDSLWYRAVVREQQPNDLLCVQFIDYGNVSVVHTNKIGKLDLLNALVPALCIHCSLRGLWAPEILNCKAVTRYFSRRTDEVQIRCEFVQFQDRWEVILADEHGIIAEDMISRYAFSEKSQVGLSDQITKGACSKSVHKTDIGTSLFLNWYNPNMKMIRAYATVIDGPEYFWCQFADTEKLQFLEAEVQTAGEQVTAWRSCVPCPHIGDPCIVRYREDGHYYRALIANICDDYLVSVRLVDFGNVEDCVDPKALWNIPSELLVVPMQAFPCCLSGFNISEGACPQEGNDYFYEIVTEDVLEITILEIKRDVCNIPLAIVDLKSKGESINQKMKKYSKIGISNSDLPYEKHDPEIKGALGSLSPEVGFKKPSSKAGQEKALYVESQTDKLSERTEKDLNITEAKPTKFYDPDTDNLFEAFENPCKDKIGVEVLEGKRECRLVDEAKFDDKHLMTGFNTLLPLQASETKEILELNSLEVPLSPDDESKEFLELESIELQHSLVGDEEKEPGRVPPLVPLPQGCDTEATLHPFTVQLPLNCESEKQPELELPTAQLCLDDKINPLSLPVGQRAQDPMCAEDTRKSSCMECFDDQPRLPLHLHGRNCDPNRQIEMNIYKEEFTEYKSRDAISPLTLFSEEESRDGRKRNNALQDHVSAQAEKTYTLEGFAVGSKCVVWSSLRNTWSKCEILEIGEEGTRVLNLSNGMEEIVNPENVWNGIPKLDKSPSEKRGLEVI; via the exons ATGTCCTCGACGCCCGGGCTGCCCACCCCGGGGACCTCGCTGGTCCTGCGGGTGTCGTTCGTGGACGTGCGCCCTGAGGTGATCCCCGTGCAGCTCTGGGGGCTGGTGGGCGAGCGGCGGGAGGAGTACTTGCGCCTGAACCGGGAGATTCAGGAAGCGGCGGCCACGCGCCTCCCGTGGGCGCCGGGCAGCGCCACGGCCTCTCCGGGCGAGCTGTGCCTGGTGCAGGTGGGGCTCGTATGGCACCGCTGCCGCGTGGTCAGCCAGCAGGCGCAGGAGAGCCGCGTCTTCCTGCTCGACGAGGGCCGCACCGTCACGGCGGACGCGGGCTCCCTGGCGCCGGGGCGCAGCGAGTTCTTCCACCTGCCCTCCGAGGTGCTGGGCTGCGTGCTGGCCGGCCTGGTgccggcgggcggcggcggcgcgggcgggGGCGAGCCCCAGCACTGGCCGCCCGGCGCCGTGGACTTCCTCAGCAGCCTGCAGGGCGGGCAGGTGCACGGGCGCGTGCTGGACGTGCTGCTGCTCCATCGCCTGGTCCTTCTGGAGGTGCCCGGGCTGTCGCAGCAGATGCAGGAGCTCAGCCTGGCGCGGCAGGTGCCCGACAGCCTCTTCCGCTCGCTGCTCAAGCGCTACGTGACGGCTGCCGCTGCCGGCCTAGGCTCGGGGGCCCGGGTCCTCCCGCGAGTCCCTCCGAAGCAGGAGCACCCTGGCCTGGACTATTTCTACCCGCAGCTGCAGCTGGGCGTGACAGAGCCGGTGGTGGTGACCCAGGTGTGCCACCCCCACCGCATTCACTGCCAGCTCCGGAGCCTCTCGCAGGAGATCCACCGCCTGTCCGAGAGCATGGCCCAGATATACTGGGGTTCCACGGGGACGGGGGATGAGAACTCTACCAGTGCCACccgggaggagagggaggagagcccAGACAAGCCTGGCTCTCCGTGTGCCTCCTGTGGGTTGGACGGACATTGGTACAGAGCGCTCTTGCTGGAGACGTTTCGGCCCCAGTGCTGTGCCCAGGTGCTCCACGTAGACTATGGAAGGAAGGAGTTAGTGAGCTGCAGCAGTCTCCGCTACTTGCTGCCCGAGTATTTTCGAATGCCCGTGGTGACCTACCCCTGTGCCTTGTATGGGCTCTGGGACGGTGGGAGAGGCTGGTCCCGGTCACAGGTGGGTGACCTGAAGACACTGATACTGGGCCAGGCGGTGAATGCCAAGATTGAATTTTACTGTTCCTTTGAGCACGTGTATTATGTCACTCTGTATGGAGAAGATGGGACCAACCTGAACTGTGTATTCGGGCTACAGTCCTGTTGCCTGGCCGACCAATTCCTGCAgagccagggaagggaggaggaggaggaggaaggggaagaagaggaggaagaggagaagggacaaGCCACAGCTCTTCAGTCTCAGTCTCCTGCTGAAGAAGCGGATGAAGAGATTCCACTCCCGGCCTTAAGATCTACCAGGTTGAAGATAAACGCCTTCTATGATGCCCAGGTAGAGTTTGTTAAAAATCCGTCCGAGTTTTGGATTAGGTTGAGGAAGCACAACGGCACCTTCAGCAAGCTGATGAGGAGGATGTGCAGGTTCTATTCCTCAGCCAGTAAGCTGGAGGGGGTGGTGTTGAAACCCAAACCCGATGACCTTTGCTGCGTCAAATGGAAAGAGAACGGCTATTATCGGGCCATGGTCACCAGATTAGATGACAAGAGTGTGGCCGTATTCCTAGTTGACCGGGGCAGTTTGGAAAATGTGGATTGGTACGACGTGAGGATGCTGCTTCCTCAGTTTAGACGACTGCCAGTGTTGGCTCTGAGGTGCACGCTGGCCGATATTTGGCCTTTGGGGAAAAGCTGGAGCCAGGAGGcagtttcctttttcaaaaagacTGTGCTCCACAAAGAATTGGTTATCCATGTCCTTGATAAGCAGGATAAGCAATATGTTATTGAGATTCTTGATGAATCAAGAACAGGGGAAGAGAACATTAGTAAGGTAATGGCTCAAGCCGGATATGCAAAGTATCAGGAATTTGAAACACAGGAGAACATTCCCGTAAGTGCCCATTCTCCAGGGCGTGTTTCAAACCATTTTACTGCCAAGAATAACAAAATCTCTCCTGCCAAGAGGGGAGACGTAGAACAGAAGGCCCAGAGAGACAACACAACTAGCTCTGTTGCAGAAATTTTGACTGATCCACCAGTCGCTGCAGATACCCCAGCTGGACTAGTggtgcaggaaaaagaaaaaagagtatctGTTTATTCTCCTCTAGTGCAGAACTTCCTGGAAATTACGCCAGACTCTTCTTGTAAAGGAGAGGTGAGAGTCGGAAGTACAGTAGGAGTCAAAGTGTCTTCTGTTGAAAACCCTGGCTACTTCTGGTGCCAGCTGACCAGGAACATTCAAGACTTTAAAACTTTGATGTGTGATATCCAGGACTACTGCGAGAATACAGCTGCTCCTTACCAGGGGACCACCCCCGCTTGTCTGGCAAAACGCACGGTAAATGGAAAATGGTCCAGAGCTGTGATCCGCGGGGCACAATCTTCACAGCGCGTCAGAGTAATGTTTGTAGATTATGGAGACGAAGATGTGGTAGCTGTGAAGAATATTTGCTCAATTAGTGAAGAGTTTCTCAAGGTTAAGGCTCAGGCTTTTCGGTGCAGTCTTTATAATTTAATTCAACCAACGGGTCAAAATCCTTTTGCTTGGAATGAAAAGGCAATCCAAGCTTTTAGGGAATTTGTAGACAACGCATGGGAAGACAATCTCGAGTTGAAATGCACAGTATTTGCTTTGGCTTCAGCACATGACGAAGAGCCGTTTAACATAGTGGATTTGCTAACACCGTTTCAGAGTGCCTGCCACTTTTTGGTAGAAAAGAGACTCGCAAGGCCAGTGAAACTTCAGAAGCCCCTGGAGTCCTCCGTTCAGCTACATTCTTACTACTATTCGACACACGAGATGAAAATTGGAAGTGAAGAATTGGTGTATATAACGCATGTGGATGACCCTTGGACATTTTATTGCCAACTGGGAAGAAACGCAAATATTTTAGAACAGTTGTCCTGTAATATTACACAATTGAGTAAAGTTTTGCCAAATTTAAAAACATCCCCCTTGACCCCTGGAACCTTGTGCCTTGCCAGGTACACTGATGGAAACTGGTATAGGGGGATGACAATaggaaaagaaccaaagaaagtcttttttgttgattttggaaACATACATGTGGTAACCAGCGATGATCTGCTTCCGCTACCTAAGGATGCGTATGATGTCTTACTTCTGCCCATGCAAGCTGTTAAGTGTTCATTGTCTGACATACCCGCTCACATACCAGACGAAATTACAACATGGTTCCAGGAGACTGTTTTAGATAAGTCATTGAAGGCTTTGGTGGTGGCAAAAGATCCAGATGGGAGACTGATTATAGAACTCTATGACGACAGTATCCAAATCAACGCTAATATCAATGAGAAGTTAGGGTTACTTGGCTACAAGGGTgggacaagaaaaaaagaagaaagcaaagatctCCTCACCGCGACAGAAACTCTTgaagtaaagaaggaaaatctcAAGTTGTCACCTACAGAGTATTCAAGTAGATCAGTAGAGAACTCTGCATTATGTAGCATGGAGATCTTGGGAGAACCACACAAATCTAAGACCAGCCCAGCATGTAGGGAACCCAAGCTTTTACGAAGTTTGACCAAGACAAACTTCGTCACTCAGTATCAGGACTCCGTGGGAAATAAAGATAATCAAATGTGTCCCTTCACAGccgagaagaaagaagaaagttttgcTGAGTCGCCTTTGAAAGCCACAAGACTAGAAGCTACCCTTTCAGAGAGAAACATAGGAGATTCGTGTAACAAAGATTTGCCTCTAAAATTTTCTGAGCTCCCTCAGAAGATTATAATGCCTGGCTTTAAAACAGTGGTGTATGTTTCCCACATAAATGACCTTTCAGACTTTTATGTTCAACTAACAGATGACGAAGCTGAAATCACTAGTCTTTCAGAGAGATTAAACGATGTTAGGACCAGGCCAGAATTTTATTCAGGTCCACCTTTGCAGAGAGGAGATGTAACATGTGCCATTTTTCCAGAAGACAGTTTGTGGTATCGGGCTGTGGTCAGGGAACAACAACCCAATGACCTTCTGTGTGTACAGTTTATAGATTATGGCAATGTTTCTGTGGTCCATACTAACAAGATAGGTAAGCTGGACCTTCTTAACGCACTGGTACCAGCCCTGTGCATTCACTGCTCCTTGAGAGGACTTTGGGCTCCTGAGATTTTAAACTGTAAGGCAGTGACGCGTTACTTTTCCCGAAGGACAGACGAGGTTCAAATAAGATGTGAATTTGTTCAGTTCCAAGACAGATGGGAAGTTATTCTTGCTGATGAACATGGGATCATAGCAGAAGACATGATTAGCAGATATGCTTTCAGTGAAAAATCTCAAGTAGGACTTTCTGACCAAATCACTAAAGGTGCCTGTTCAAAGTCTGTCCACAAAACAGACATTGGCACTTCACTGTTTCTTAACTGGTACAACCCAAATATGAAGATGATAAGAGCATACGCCACGGTGATAGATGGACCTGAATATTTTTGGTGTCAGTTTGCTGATACCGAGAAACTTCAGTTTTTAGAAGCAGAAGTACAAACCGCTGGAGAACAAGTAACGGCTTGGAGGAGTTGTGTCCCATGCCCTCATATCGGAGATCCTTGCATAGTGAGATATAGAGAAGATGGGCATTATTACAGGGCACTTATCGCCAATATTTGCGATGATTATCTGGTATCTGTCAGGCTTGTGGACTTTGGAAACGTCGAAGACTGCGTGGACCCCAAAGCACTCTGGAATATCCCTTCTGAACTCTTGGTGGTTCCCATGCAAGCCTTTCCATGTTGCCTCTCAGGATTTAATATTTCAGAAGGTGCGTGCCCTCAAGAGGGAAATGACTATTTTTATGAAATAGTAACAGAAGATGTGTTGGAGATAACAATATTAGAAATCAAAAGGGATGTTTGTAATATCCCTTTAGCAATCGTTGACTTGAAAAGCAAAGGCGAAAGTATTAaccagaagatgaagaaatattCTAAGATTGGCATCAGTAACAGTGATCTGCCCTATGAAAAACATGACCCGGAGATAAAGGGAGCTCTGGGGTCCCTCAGTCCTGAGGTTGGATTTAAGAAACCAAGTAGTAAAGCTGGACAAGAGAAAGCCCTATATGTCGAGTCACAGACAGATAAGCTCTctgaaagaactgaaaaagaTTTAAACATCACTGAAGCCAAACCAACTAAGTTCTATGACCCTGACACTGACAACCTTTTTGAAGCTTTCGAAAACCCATGCAAAGATAAAATTGGCGTCGAGGTACTGGAAGGTAAAAGAGAGTGCCGTCTGGTCGACGAAGCAAAGTTTGATGATAAACACCTCATGACAGGATTTAACACGTTACTACCACTGCAGGCTAGTGAAACAAAGGAGATATTAGAACTGAACTCACTTGAGGTACCACTTTCTCCTGATGATGAATCAAAAGAGTTCCTGGAGCTGGAGTCCATTGAGTTACAGCATTCTCTAGTCGGGGATGAAGAAAAAGAGCCAGGCCGGGTGCCTCCacttgtgcccctcccccaaggctGTGACACAGAAGCCACCCTGCATCCGTTTACAGTGCAGCTTCCCCTCAACTGTGAATCTGAGAAACAGCCGGAACTAGAATTACCCACAGCCCAGCTGTGTTTAGATGACAAAATAAACCCTTTGTCTCTACCAGTTGGTCAGAGAGCCCAAGACCCCATGTGCGCTGAGGACACAAGGAAGTCAAGCTGTATGGAATGTTTTGACGACCAGCCTAGGTTACCCTTGCACCTACACGGAAGGAATTGCGATCCCAACAGGCAAATTGAAATGaacatatataaagaagaatTTACAGAGTACAAAAGCAGAGATGCCATTTCACCACTGACTTTGTTCTCCGAAGAAGAATCCAGAGACGGAAGGAAGCGCAATAATGCTTTACAAGATCATGTCTCAG CTCAAGCAGAGAAGACCTACACTCTGGAAGGATTTGCTGTTGGATCCAAGTGTGTTGTGTGGTCAAGTCTAAGAAACACATGGTCTAAATGTGAGATTCTGGAAATAGGTGAAGAAGGCACAAGG GTTCTGAACCTTTCAAATGGTATGGAGGAGATAGTGAACCCTGAGAATGTCTGGAATGGCATACCCAAATTAGATAAGAGTCCATCTGAG aaaaggggTCTGGAGGTGATATAA